The Faecalibacter sp. LW9 genome has a segment encoding these proteins:
- a CDS encoding IS3 family transposase (programmed frameshift), translated as MNSSDSERKKRTQRDYTLGFKLAVVSQIEKGDFTYKQAQKCYGIQGRSTVLVWLRKYGNLDWSKPVIHTMSKSEETPAQKIKRLEQELADEKLRVKILNTMIDIADEQLGTQIRKSTIPNKILKLQKQEITVSCSCRLLGLSRQSFYAALKRHSIRESELLQVKKLVLEVRIKLPRIGTRKLYYILNEQLKELNIKMGRDALFDYLRRENLLITPKKQYTRTTFSKHWLRKHPNLYKEIEINKPEQVFVSDITYVKTKQAVCYLSLVTDAYSRKIMGYSVSENMNAENVSIALKMAIKNRINNEKLIHHSDRGLQYCSEYYQTILKQNQIIPSMTDGYDCYQNALAERINGILKQEFLIEKTKDITELTKMVEQSVYLYNNTRPHLSLNMQTPEMRHKKSEEIKSLQI; from the exons ATGAACTCATCAGATTCAGAAAGAAAAAAGAGAACACAACGCGATTACACCTTAGGCTTTAAATTAGCCGTTGTATCCCAAATAGAAAAAGGCGACTTTACTTACAAACAAGCTCAAAAATGCTATGGAATACAAGGAAGAAGTACAGTTTTGGTTTGGCTCAGAAAATATGGTAACTTAGATTGGAGCAAACCAGTTATTCATACTATGTCAAAATCAGAAGAAACTCCAGCGCAAAAAATTAAACGGTTAGAACAAGAATTGGCTGATGAAAAGCTAAGAGTCAAAATACTTAATACAATGATTGATATAGCCGATGAACAGCTTGGTACTCAAATCAGAAAAAGTACAATACCCAACAA AATCCTCAAACTCCAAAAACAAGAAATAACTGTTTCTTGCTCATGTCGATTGCTTGGGTTAAGTCGCCAAAGTTTCTATGCTGCACTAAAACGTCATTCTATTCGAGAATCAGAGCTTTTACAGGTTAAAAAATTAGTTCTAGAAGTTCGAATAAAATTACCAAGAATAGGAACTCGAAAGCTTTATTATATTCTGAATGAACAGCTAAAAGAGCTAAACATAAAGATGGGTCGAGATGCTTTGTTTGATTATCTGAGAAGAGAAAATTTACTTATAACACCTAAAAAACAATACACAAGAACCACATTCTCTAAACATTGGTTAAGGAAACATCCTAATTTATACAAAGAAATAGAGATTAATAAACCAGAACAGGTCTTTGTAAGTGATATAACGTATGTAAAAACCAAGCAAGCCGTTTGTTATCTTTCTTTAGTGACAGATGCTTATAGTCGAAAAATAATGGGTTATTCTGTAAGTGAAAATATGAATGCGGAAAATGTATCTATAGCGCTAAAAATGGCTATTAAAAATAGAATAAATAATGAGAAATTAATCCATCATTCGGATAGAGGCTTACAGTATTGCTCGGAATATTATCAGACAATTTTAAAACAAAATCAGATCATACCATCGATGACAGACGGCTATGATTGTTATCAAAATGCTTTAGCGGAAAGAATTAATGGGATATTGAAACAAGAGTTTTTAATCGAAAAAACAAAAGATATTACTGAATTAACCAAAATGGTAGAACAAAGTGTGTATCTTTATAATAACACACGACCTCATTTGAGTCTCAATATGCAGACCCCTGAAATGAGACACAAAAAATCCGAAGAAATAAAATCTCTTCA